GAGGGAGCCGTGCGCACGCTGCGTGCCGCCGGGTGCCCCGATATGAATATTCAGGTCAAATATGTCCCGGGCACGTTCGAGCTTTCGCTCGGCGCGCAGTTCTTCGCGGAGTATACCGACGTGGACGCCGTCATCGCTCTCGGATGCGTTATCCAGGGCGACACGCGCCACTTCGATTTCATCTGTCAGGGCGTGACGCAGGGCATTACGCAGCTGCAAATCCAGTGGAACATGCCCATCGCTTTCGGCGTGCTGACGGTGGGCGACATGCAGCAGGCCCTCGACCGCTGCGGCGGTCGTCACGGCAACAAGGGCGACGAGGCTGCGGCCACGGCCATCAACATGGTGAAGTTGCAGATCGACATGGAGGCGGCTTCGCCCGACCACGAACCCGACCGGCGCAATATCAACTGATTGCCGCTTTCTGGCGGCGATCTTTCGCACATCCTTTAAACGAGGCGGATGGACAGTACCGAAGTACATTCCATCCGCCTCGTTCTTTTGCTGTCCGGCGTTCGTTCGTCTGATCCGTTCCCGCCGCTCGCCCGGACTTGTTCAGCTGTCGCCGCTTCGGCCGGTCATTGGGCCTTTTCGAGCGTGATGCGCTCCGAATAGCGGCGTCCGAAACGGTCCGTGGCGACTACCTCGATCGTCTGTGCCGAAGCCGAAGGACGCGCTTTGAAATAGAAGTCCGAGATGCGGGGTTGCTGCGATTTGGCGAGTTTCCGCCCGGCGTTTTTCAGAGAGTCGAGATGCGCCGCATAGTCGGGATCGACGATCTGGATGCGCTGCATTGCGCCGCGGTAACGGCCGTCCTCGTACCAGACGACGGTCCAGCAGGGGTCCCAGTTCCAGATTTTGGCCACGACGCTTCCGGGAAACGCTTCCACCTGCCCGGGCTGCCATACCCGCAGTTGCCGTACGGCCGGAGATCCGAGGCTCCGGTACTCCCACGAGAACTCTCCGCCGCATTCGCGGAAGAGCTGGTAGCCTTTGGGCGTGCCGTCCTTGTTGATCGGGTCGTACCACAGATTTCCGCAGATCTGTGCCACGTTGTGCTCCACGACTCCTTCGCGGATGTCGTAGTTCGAGTTGACGTGCGTGTGTCCCGTGATGAAATGCAGTTCGTGGCCGGCGAAGGCGTCCATCAGCCTGGCGGCCGACTCCATGACCTGATTGCCTTTCCAGGCCTTCATGGCCGGGGCGTGCATGGCCACGCAGACGCGCGACCCGGCGGGCAGCCGCCGGGCGTATTCCGCGGCCCAGGCCAGTTGCAGCGAGTCGATCTGCTCGTCGTATTTCTTCGCTCCGTGGTAGACGATGTCGTCGAGGACGATGTAGTGGGTCCGTCCCATGTCGAAGGCGTAGTAGGTGGGGCCGAAATGGTTCCGGTAGTTCTCCGTGGCCTCCCGGTCGGTGTATTTGTTCCGGTCGTGGTCGTGGTTGCCGATCACGCCGTAGACCGGTATTCCGAGCGATGCGAACTGCTCGCGGACGCCGGCGAACAGCTCCGGAGAGTCCCAGACGATGTCGCCGAGCAGCAGCGCCGCCTGTGCCGTGCCCCGTTGCTTTCCGAGGGCGGTCGCGCGTCGCAGTTCGGGGATGATCTCGGTTCGGAGCCGGTCGAAATGCGCCGCGGTTTTGGGCTGCGGGTCGCCGATCGCCAGCAATTCGTAAACCTCGTCCGTGGCCGGCCACGGACGCAGCTCGAAATCGTAACGCTTCGTGGAAGCGGCGTAGGGCCGGAAGAATTGCGGGATGTCCTGCTCCATGGGGGCCAGGTAGCCGGAAGGGGTTACGATGCTGATGAACAGTGCGTCGTCGTCGGCGTCGAGGGTGAAAGTTCCGTCGGCGCCGCTTTCGGTGAAGGAGTGGCCGTCCGTGACGGTGACGCCGGAGACCGGCGTCCCGGCGCATTTGACCGTGCCCCGGATCGGGCGGGCCGTAACGGCTGCGCCGAGGCAGCAGACGAGCAGCAGGACAATGAATCGTTTCATGGTTTCGGTAGGTTTTGGGTTTCGTTCTGATCGGTGCGGGCCGCTAAAAGAGGCCCAGGTTATCCAGGAAGATCAGCAGCAGCACCGCCGGGCAGACGTAGCGCACGAGGAAGATGAACACCCCGTAGATACGGAATTTCAGCGTGCCGTTGTTGCTGATTTCGGCCTTGAGTATTTTCCGGTCGAGGCGCCAGCCGACGAATATGCAGGTGAAGAATCCGCCGGCGGGGAGCAGGATGTTGGCCGTAAGGTAGTCGAGCGAGTCGAAAATCGTGAGTCCGAAGATGTTCCATCCCTTCAGAACGCCCAGCGACAGCGATGCCACGGCGGCCAGCGCCATGCAGGCTCCGGTCGTGGACCATGCGGCGGCCCGCCGGCTCATGTGCCACTCCTCGTGCATGTAGGCCGTGATGACTTCGTGCAGGGAGATGGTCGAGGTGAGCGCCGCAACGACCAGCAGCAGAAAGAATACCGACGACCAGACCATGCTCAGCGGCATCGAGTTGAAGATGCCCGGCAGGGTGATGAATACGAGCGACGGTCCCGACGAGGGTTCGATGCCCACGCTGAACACCGCCGGGAAGATCACCACGCCGGCCAGCACGGCTACCAGCGTGTCGAGGATCGTGACGTTGAGTGCCGTGTGGCGCAGGTTGGTGTCGGGGTTGAAGTAGGAGGCGTAGGTGACCATCGTGCCGATGCCGATCGAGAGCGAGAAGAAGGCCTGCCCCAGCGCCACGAGCACCGTCGAGGGCGTCACCTTCGAGAAGTCGGGCCGGAACAGGAACCGAAGCCCCTCCTCGCCGCCGGGCATCAGCAGCGAGTGGATCGACAGTGCGATCAGGATGACGAACAGCAGGGGCATCAGCACCTTTGCCGAGCGTTCGATGCCTTTCTGCACGCCCATCGCGATGACGAAGTGCGTGGCCAGCACGAACAGCGCGGTGTAGAGCACGGGCCGCCACGGGTTCTGGATGAAATTCTCGAAAACGCTCTTGTATTCGTCGGCGGTGGTGTACCGGGCAAGGCTTCCCGTCACGGAGTGAACCATGTATTCGGCGGTCCATCCCGACACCACGAAGTAGAAGCCCAGGATCAGGAACGCCGCCACGACGCCGTTGTAGCCCAGGAAACTCCACTTGGGGGCGAGCGCCCGGTAGGCTCCCACGGCATTGCGGTGCGAGGCGCGTCCGACCGAGAATTCGGCCACCATGATGGGCAGTCCCAGCAGCAGGACGCAGAGAATGTAAATCACCAGAAAAGCTCCGCCGCCGTTGTCTCCGGCGACATAGGGGAACCGCCAGATATTTCCCAGCCCCACGGAACTTCCGGCCGCGACGAGCACGGCGCTCAATTTGCCGCCCAGCGTTGCGCGGCCGTGTGAATGATGCATATATCGGTTCTATTTGAAAAACTGCGCGCACGCAGCCGCGTGCGCGCAGTTTTCTATTTCTCCAGTACGACGCTCACCTTCTCCAGTTTGCCGCCGAGCGGGGGCGCCAGTTTCGAGACGGTGCATTTTACGTGCCGAACCTGCCGGAACGAGGCGTAGACCGCCTCGATGATGTTCATCGCCACGCGCTCGATCGTGCGCTGGGTAATGCGCATCTGGAGCGAGACGACTTCGTAGACCGTGAGGTAGTTGACCGTCTGTTCGACGCTGTCCTCGGCGGCCGCGTCGCCCAGGCAGGCCGTGATCTCCAGGTCGACCGTGAAGCGGTTGCCGACCTTCCGTTCGAGTTCGTAGCAGCCGTGCAGCGCCCGGAACTCCATGCGCTGGAGAACGATCCGGTATTCCATCCTATTCGGCGATCACGAGGTAGTAGTTCTTCTTGCCGCGCTGCACGAGCAGGTATTTGCCCGCGATCAGGTCCGCGTCGGTCACCGGGCGCATCGCGTCGGCCAGCTTCTCCTTGTTGAGCGACACGCCGCCGCCCTGCACCAGCTTGCGGCACTCGCCTTTCGAGGCGAAGATGTCGCTTTTCTCGGCGCAGAGGTCCACGAACGGGATGCCGGCCGCGAGTTCCGTGCGGGCCACGCGGTACTGGGGCACGCCTTCGAACACTTGCAGCAGGGTCTGCTCGTCGAGACGGCGCAGAGCCTCCGACGTGGCGCCGCCGAAGAGGATGGCCGAGGCCTCGACGGCCTTTTCGTACTCTTCGCGCGAGTGGATCATGCAGGTGATCTCCTCGGCCAGCCGTTTCTGCAATACGCGCAGGTGGGGAGCCGCGTCGTGCTCGGCGATGAGCGCGTCGATGGTCTCACGGTCGAGCAGCGTGAAGATCTTGATGTAGCGTTTGGCGTCCTCGTCGCTGACGTTGAGCCAGAACTGGTAGAACTTGTAGGGCGATGTGTAGCGCGGGTCGAGCCATACGTTGCCGCTCTCGGTCTTGCCGAATTTCGTGCCGTCGGCCTTGGTGATCAGCGGGCAGGTGATGCCGAAGGCCTCGGCCTCGGCGCCCAGCTTGCGGCGGATCAGCTCCGTGCCGGTGGTGATGTTGCCCCACTGGTCGGCGCCGCCCAGCTGGATTTTGCAGTTCATCGTCTCGTAGAGGTGCAGGAAGTCGTAGCCCTGAACCAGCTGGTAGGTGAACTCGGTGAACGACATGCCGTCGCCCTCGCCGTTGAAGCGTTTCTTCACGGAGTCTTTGGCCATCATGTAGTTGACGGTGATGCACTTGCCGATGTCGCGGATGAAATCGAGGAACGTGAATTCCTTCATCCAGTCGTAGTTGTTGACCAGCGCGGCGGCGTTCGGGGCGTCGGAGTCGAAGTCGAGCAGTTTGGCCAGCTGGCGTTTGATCGCCTCCTGATTGTGACGCAGGGTCTTTTCGTCGAGCAGGTTGCGCTCCTGCGATTTGCCCGAGGGGTCGCCGATCATGCCCGTCGCACCGCCCACGAGGGCCAGCGGACGGTGGCCGCACATCTGGAAGTGCTTGAGGATCATCACGCCCACCAGGTGGCCGATATGCAGCGAGTCGGCCGTGGGGTCGATGCCCAGGTAAGCCGTCGTCTGTTCTTTTTCGAGTTGTTCCTTTGCTCCGGGCATGATCGTGTGGATCATGCCGCGCCATTCGAGTTCTTCGATGAAATTCTTTGTTGCCATTATTGCGTTATTTAATTTTCACTTTGTTTTTCGGTGGAAGCGCAGTTCGGAATCTGCTTCCGTCTGACGCTCCATCGCCCATAAATCCCGCTTTTTAAGCGGGTTACTCCACTTCCAAATCCAATGCTTTGCGGAGTTCCGCGATCAGCGGATTCTTTTCCGTCATGTATTTCACCCGGTCTTCGAGTTTGATCGGGCGTGCGGCCCGAATTTCCTCGTTGACGACCACTTCCAGTTCGATCGCTCCCGTGATGCCCGCCAGTTCGGCGATGCGCATCAGCATCCCTGTCTTGCTGCGGAGTATCTCTTCGCGCAGTTCGCTCGTCGGCACGCTCAGCGAGATCGTGTTGCCCTGCACCCTCATCAGTTCGAAGGCCGGGACGAACCGCGGACGTCGTTCCCGGATGAGGTTCAGGATCTTTTCCCGGGCGCGTTCCAGTTTCCGTTCGCACTCGGGGTCGATCGTCGCGACCTCCGGTTCGGCCGTTTCCTGCTCGGAAGGCTCCTCGTCCGGATTGCTGCCCGCCGAGGCGAGCAGTTCCGAAAGGGAGGTTCCCGAGATCAGCGGCCTCCGCACGGGCTGGGGCGCGGGTTTGGACGCTTCGGGCCGTGCGGCCGGAGCGGGAGCGGGTCCCGGGGCGGCTGCGGGTTGCGCCGGCGTTTCCGGCCGGGGTGCGGCCGGCTGCGGAGCCGGGGCGGGAATCGGCGCGGACGCCGGTTGTGAGGCCTGCCCGGGTTGAACCGCTGCGGGTTGCTGCGGAGCCGCCGGAACGGGATTCGGACCGGGGCGGGTCGCCGGGTCGGGCTGCGGTTGCGCCGCAGGCGTCGCCGCGACGGCCGCGGCCGCCGTTCGGGGTGTCAGTTCGGGAAGCGGATACTCCCCGGAAGATGTCAGGGTGTCATTTTTTTTTTGACCGAGTCCGGCGATTTTCATCAGGCCCAACTCGACAAGCAATCGCTGGTTCGACGATTGCCGGATCTTCCCGTCAAGTTCCGTCAGTACGGAGATGGCTCCGAACAGGAACTCGACACTGCAGGCGCCCGCCTGCGTCCGGTATCGTTCGAGCAGCGTTCCGGTCATTTCGATCAGCCGCAGCGTGTCGGGCTGCCTGGCCATCAGGAGATCCCTCATATGGCGGTTCATGCCGGACATGAAGGTCTGGCCCGAGAAGCCTTTCGACAGCACGCTGTCGAAGGCCACCAGCACGTCGACGTAGTTGCCCGCGAGCAGCATCTCCGTCACGCTGAAATAGGTGTCGTAGTCCAGCACGTTCAGCGTCTGGGCCACGTTGCGGTAGTCCAGCGCCGTGCCGCAGAACGACACGGCCTTGTCGAACATCGACAGCGCGTCGCGCATGCCGCCGTCGGCCTTCTGCGCGATGAGGTTCAGCGACTCTTCGTCCGCCGAGATGCCCTCCTGGGAGGCGATGTATTTGAGGTATTCGACCGAATCTTCGACGCGGATGCGGTTGAAATCGTAGATCTGGCAGCGCGAGAGGATCGTGGGGATGATCTTGTGCTTCTCGGTGGTCGCCAGAATGAAGATGGCGTGGGCGGGCGGCTCCTCCAGCGTCTTGAGGAAGGCGTTGAAGGCCGCGGTCGAGAGCATGTGGACCTCGTCGATGATGAACACCGAGTAACGGCCCACCTGCGGGATGATGCGCACCTGTTCGATCAGCGTGCGGATGTCCTCCACGGAGTTGTTCGACGCGGCGTCCAGCTCGTGGATGTTGAGCGAACGTCCCTCGTTGAACGAGCGGCACGATTCGCACTCGTTGCACGCTTCGGCGCCGTCGGGTGCGAGGCAGTTGATGGCCTTGGCGAAGATGCGGGCGCAGGTGGTCTTGCCTACGCCGCGGGGACCGCAGAAGAGATAGGCGTGGGCCAGCTGGCCGCGCTCGATGGCGTTCTGGAGCGTTGAGGTGATATGTTTCTGCCCGACGACCGACCGGAAGGTCGCGGGGCGGTATTTGCGTGCGCTGACGATGAAATCACTCATAGTGTTGCAAAGATACGAAATATGAATTAAGAATTAAAAATTAAGAATTAAAAATTATGTGCCGTGCTCCGGCACGACAAATTGGCGGTTGTTGGCAGTTGTTCTGTGACAAATAATGACACTATGTCCTGGATTCGGAGTTGGCAGGGGTTTTGTGGAATAGTCTTGCGAATGAGTTGTTTCCGCATTCCGGACGAAATCCCGGTCGCGTTGCGACTAAACCCCCGCCGAGGCGGGGGCTTGGGGGTGGGTCAGACTTGTAAACGCGGCGGGACGCCGCGATAACGGCGTTCGGAAACGGAATTGACAAAATGAAGAACAGAAACAATAAATTAGCATTACTATGAACATCAACACTCTTACTATCAAGGCGCAGGAGGCGCTGCAAGCGGCGCTCTCACTGGCGCGGGAGCGGGGACAGCAGGCTGTCGAACCGCTCCACCTGCTCGCGGCGCTGATCCGCGAGGACGATTCGCTCTCGACGTTCCTGCTGGGGCGCGTGGGAGTGAATGTACGTTCGCTGCGCGACGAGGTCGGCCGGGCCGTGGCGTCGCTGCCGCGCGTCGAGGGCGGCGGCGAGCAGTTCTTTGCGCAGGACACCTCGAAGGCGATCCAGCGCGCCGTGGACTTCACGAAGAATTTCGGCGACAAATACGCCTCCGTCGAACACCTGCTGCTGGCCCTCGTGGCCGAGCGCGGGCAGGCCGCCGACATCCTCAAACGCAGCGGCGCGACGGAAAAGGAGCTGATTGAGGCGATCCGCACCTTCCGCAAGGGTGCGACGGTCGATTCGCAGACCTCCGAGCAGCAGTTCGACGCGCTGGGCAAGTATGCCATCAACCTCAACGAGCAGGCGCGCTCGGGAAAACTCGACCCGGTCATCGGGCGTGACGAGGAGATCCGCCGCGTGCTGCAAATCCTTTCGCGGCGCACGAAGAACAATCCGATTCTCGTGGGCGAGGCCGGCGTCGGCAAAACCGCCATCGCCGAGGGCATCGCCCGCAGGATCATCGACGGCGACGTGCCCGAGAACCTGAAGTCGAAGGTCATCTACTCGCTGGACATGGGTGCGCTGATCGCAGGCGCCAAGTATCAGGGCGAGTTCGAGGAGCGTCTGAAAGCCGTCGTGCAGGAGGTTACGGCCAGCGAGGGC
This Alistipes shahii WAL 8301 DNA region includes the following protein-coding sequences:
- a CDS encoding DNA polymerase III subunit gamma/tau — translated: MSDFIVSARKYRPATFRSVVGQKHITSTLQNAIERGQLAHAYLFCGPRGVGKTTCARIFAKAINCLAPDGAEACNECESCRSFNEGRSLNIHELDAASNNSVEDIRTLIEQVRIIPQVGRYSVFIIDEVHMLSTAAFNAFLKTLEEPPAHAIFILATTEKHKIIPTILSRCQIYDFNRIRVEDSVEYLKYIASQEGISADEESLNLIAQKADGGMRDALSMFDKAVSFCGTALDYRNVAQTLNVLDYDTYFSVTEMLLAGNYVDVLVAFDSVLSKGFSGQTFMSGMNRHMRDLLMARQPDTLRLIEMTGTLLERYRTQAGACSVEFLFGAISVLTELDGKIRQSSNQRLLVELGLMKIAGLGQKKNDTLTSSGEYPLPELTPRTAAAAVAATPAAQPQPDPATRPGPNPVPAAPQQPAAVQPGQASQPASAPIPAPAPQPAAPRPETPAQPAAAPGPAPAPAARPEASKPAPQPVRRPLISGTSLSELLASAGSNPDEEPSEQETAEPEVATIDPECERKLERAREKILNLIRERRPRFVPAFELMRVQGNTISLSVPTSELREEILRSKTGMLMRIAELAGITGAIELEVVVNEEIRAARPIKLEDRVKYMTEKNPLIAELRKALDLEVE
- a CDS encoding calcineurin-like phosphoesterase C-terminal domain-containing protein; this encodes MKRFIVLLLVCCLGAAVTARPIRGTVKCAGTPVSGVTVTDGHSFTESGADGTFTLDADDDALFISIVTPSGYLAPMEQDIPQFFRPYAASTKRYDFELRPWPATDEVYELLAIGDPQPKTAAHFDRLRTEIIPELRRATALGKQRGTAQAALLLGDIVWDSPELFAGVREQFASLGIPVYGVIGNHDHDRNKYTDREATENYRNHFGPTYYAFDMGRTHYIVLDDIVYHGAKKYDEQIDSLQLAWAAEYARRLPAGSRVCVAMHAPAMKAWKGNQVMESAARLMDAFAGHELHFITGHTHVNSNYDIREGVVEHNVAQICGNLWYDPINKDGTPKGYQLFRECGGEFSWEYRSLGSPAVRQLRVWQPGQVEAFPGSVVAKIWNWDPCWTVVWYEDGRYRGAMQRIQIVDPDYAAHLDSLKNAGRKLAKSQQPRISDFYFKARPSASAQTIEVVATDRFGRRYSERITLEKAQ
- the tyrS gene encoding tyrosine--tRNA ligase, encoding MATKNFIEELEWRGMIHTIMPGAKEQLEKEQTTAYLGIDPTADSLHIGHLVGVMILKHFQMCGHRPLALVGGATGMIGDPSGKSQERNLLDEKTLRHNQEAIKRQLAKLLDFDSDAPNAAALVNNYDWMKEFTFLDFIRDIGKCITVNYMMAKDSVKKRFNGEGDGMSFTEFTYQLVQGYDFLHLYETMNCKIQLGGADQWGNITTGTELIRRKLGAEAEAFGITCPLITKADGTKFGKTESGNVWLDPRYTSPYKFYQFWLNVSDEDAKRYIKIFTLLDRETIDALIAEHDAAPHLRVLQKRLAEEITCMIHSREEYEKAVEASAILFGGATSEALRRLDEQTLLQVFEGVPQYRVARTELAAGIPFVDLCAEKSDIFASKGECRKLVQGGGVSLNKEKLADAMRPVTDADLIAGKYLLVQRGKKNYYLVIAE
- the folB gene encoding dihydroneopterin aldolase; its protein translation is MEYRIVLQRMEFRALHGCYELERKVGNRFTVDLEITACLGDAAAEDSVEQTVNYLTVYEVVSLQMRITQRTIERVAMNIIEAVYASFRQVRHVKCTVSKLAPPLGGKLEKVSVVLEK
- a CDS encoding sodium-dependent transporter, which translates into the protein MHHSHGRATLGGKLSAVLVAAGSSVGLGNIWRFPYVAGDNGGGAFLVIYILCVLLLGLPIMVAEFSVGRASHRNAVGAYRALAPKWSFLGYNGVVAAFLILGFYFVVSGWTAEYMVHSVTGSLARYTTADEYKSVFENFIQNPWRPVLYTALFVLATHFVIAMGVQKGIERSAKVLMPLLFVILIALSIHSLLMPGGEEGLRFLFRPDFSKVTPSTVLVALGQAFFSLSIGIGTMVTYASYFNPDTNLRHTALNVTILDTLVAVLAGVVIFPAVFSVGIEPSSGPSLVFITLPGIFNSMPLSMVWSSVFFLLLVVAALTSTISLHEVITAYMHEEWHMSRRAAAWSTTGACMALAAVASLSLGVLKGWNIFGLTIFDSLDYLTANILLPAGGFFTCIFVGWRLDRKILKAEISNNGTLKFRIYGVFIFLVRYVCPAVLLLIFLDNLGLF
- the ribH gene encoding 6,7-dimethyl-8-ribityllumazine synthase; the encoded protein is MATKNHNLSKFDSPLPSAADMRFGIVVAEWNREVTEALLEGAVRTLRAAGCPDMNIQVKYVPGTFELSLGAQFFAEYTDVDAVIALGCVIQGDTRHFDFICQGVTQGITQLQIQWNMPIAFGVLTVGDMQQALDRCGGRHGNKGDEAAATAINMVKLQIDMEAASPDHEPDRRNIN